One Lampris incognitus isolate fLamInc1 chromosome 18, fLamInc1.hap2, whole genome shotgun sequence genomic region harbors:
- the rpl11 gene encoding 60S ribosomal protein L11 yields MADQGEKKENPMRDLRIRKLCLNICVGESGDRLTRAAKVLEQLTGQTPVFSKARYTVRSFGIRRNEKIAVHCTVRGAKAEEILEKGLKVREYELRKNNFSDTGNFGFGIQEHIDLGIKYDPSIGIYGLDFYVVLGRPGFSIADKKRKRGRIGYKHRIRKEESMRWFQQKYDGIILPGK; encoded by the exons ATGGCG GATCAGGGCGAGAAAAAGGAGAACCCTATGCGAGACCTTCGCATCCGCAAGCTCTGCCTGAACATCTGCGTCGGGGAGAGTGGAGACAGACTGACCAGAGCTGCTAAGGTGCTGGAGCAGCTGACAGGACAGACACCTGTGTTCTCCAAGG CCCGCTACACTGTGAGATCCTTTGGCATCCGCAGAAATGAAAAGATTGCTGTCCACTGCACCGTCCGTGGAGCCAAGGCAGAGGAGATCCTGGAGAAGGGACTCAAA GTGCGTGAATACGAGTTGAGGAAGAACAACTTCTCTGACACAGGAAACTTTGGCTTTGGCATCCAGGAGCACATCGATCTGGGTATCAAGTACGACCCCAGCATCGGCATCTACGGACTGGACTTCTACGTG gtgtTGGGCAGACCTGGCTTCAGCATCGCTGACAAGAAGCGGAAACGAGGCCGTATCGGTTACAAACACCGCATCCGCAAAGAGGAGTCTATGCGCTGGTTCcagcagaaa TATGATGGCATCATCCTCCCTGGCAAGTAG
- the klhl43 gene encoding kelch-like protein 31, protein MAPKKKASRQKKVTVDTQVTLETTANNPLKVESRGDGVVVVESRAKKIEQMAELDIVQLNSLNLPLPPPIIKPGEKGLGLGSELTRPLHGNALLEELSKMRQERFLTDLELACKTKSFDVHKLVISSISQYFREILAKDPGMKRLELPSLSPLGLANVITFAYLGRVHMSLYTIGCTVSAAATLQIPQLLKMCMDFLLAELNIQTCVYIWNIAAAYSLLSVRDAARRFVLENFLQFSETPLFTQLTLEQISAFLQDDALVLPSELAAFQLAMKWLDFDPLRQVHAAELLSHVRFETIPASELVSQIQPVARMMLDPQCHRLLVDAMNYHLLPYQQNTLQSRRTQVRGGQPTLLTIGGRPSITERALSREVLWRDPRDGGATWRHLSQLPAKSFNQCVAVMDGFLYVAGGEDQNDARNQAKHAVSTLSRYDPRFNTWLHLASMRQRRTHFSLAAAGGRLFAIGGRNVEGLLATTESYLPSSNTWQLRAPMEVPRCCHSSATLPSGDILVTGGYINCAYSRSVACYNVDTDSWTEKAPLETPRGWHCSATLGGKVYVVGGSQLGPGGERVDVLSVEVFSPESGTWCRAAPLPLGVSTAGLSPLAEKLYLLGGWNEAEKRYKAAIQKYDPATDSWSAAEDLPEPTVGVSCCTLTLPPRQTHRRQQHRNTPAHEEQPPPAKNRSRESSMAPLQITTA, encoded by the exons ATGGCCCCCAAGAAGAAGGCTTCACGTCAGAAAAAGGTCACCGTGGACACCCAGGTCACCTTGGAGACAACTGCCAACAACCCGCTGAAGGTGGAGAGCCGCGGTgacggtgtggtggtggtggagagccgGGCGAAGAAGATTGAGCAGATGGCGGAGCTGGACATCGTTCAGCTCAACAGCCTCAACCTTCCCCTGCCGCCGCCCATTATCAAGCCCGGAGAGAAAGGCCTGGGCCTGGGCAGCGAGCTGACCCGACCCCTGCATGGCAACGCGCTCCTGGAAGAACTGAGCAAGATGCGCCAGGAGAG GTTCCTGACTGATTTGGAACTGGCCTGTAAGACCAAATCCTTTGACGTACATAAACTGGTCATCTCCTCCATCAGCCAATACTTCAGAGAGATTCTGGCCAAAGACCCTGGGATGAAGCGCCTGgagctcccctctctctctccactag GCCTTGCCAATGTGATCACCTTCGCCTATCTGGGTCGGGTCCACATGTCCCTCTACACCATCGGATGCACGGTGTCGGCAGCAGCCACCCTGCAGATCCCCCAGCTCCTCAAGATGTGCATGGACTTCCTGCTGGCTGAGCTCAACATCCAGACCTGTGTCTACATCTGGAACATTGCCGCTGCCTACAGCCTGTTGTCTGTGCGTGACGCCGCCCGCCGCTTTGTCCTGGAGAACTTCTTGCAGTTCTCTGAGACACCACTGTTCACCCAGCTGACCCTGGAGCAGATCTCTGCCTTCTTGCAGGACGACGCACTTGTCCTGCCCTCAGAACTTGCCGCCTTCCAG CTGGCCATGAAGTGGTTGGATTTTGACCCCCTGCGGCAGGTGCACGCCGCTGAACTCCTGTCCCATGTGCGCTTCGAGACCATCCCTGCCAGCGAGCTGGTGAGCCAGATCCAGCCGGTGGCCCGCATGATGCTGGACCCTCAGTGTCACCGCCTATTGGTGGATGCCATGAACTACCACCTGCTGCCCTACCAGCAGAACACCCTGCAGTCCCGACGCACACAGGTCCGAGGGGGGCAGCCCACCCTGCTCACCATCGGGGGGCGCCCCTCCATTACCGAACGCGCCCTCAGCCGcgag GTGCTGTGGAGAGACCCCAGGGATGGAGGGGCCACTTGGCGCCATTTGTCCCAGCTTCCTGCCAAGAGCTTCAACCAATGTGTTGCTGTGATGGATGGCTTCCTGTACGTGGCAGGAGGAGAGGACCAGAACGACGCCCGCAACCAGGCCAAGCACGCCGTCAGTACCCTCAGCAG GTACGATCCTCGCTTCAACACCTGGCTTCACCTGGCCAGCATGCGCCAACGTCGCACTCACTTCTCCCTGGCGGCCGCCGGCGGCCGCCTGTTTGCCATTGGCGGACGCAATGTGGAGGGCCTGCTGGCCACCACTGAGAGCTACCTGCCCTCCTCCAACACCTGGCAGCTCCGTGCGCCCATGGAGGTGCCACGCTGCTGCCACTCCAGCGCCACCCTGCCCTCCGGAGACATCCTGGTGACTGGCGGCTACATCAACTGCGCCTATTCCCGCTCGGTGGCGTGCTACAACGTGGACACCGACTCCTGGACAGAGAAGGCCCCGTTGGAGACACCCCGCGGGTGGCACTGCTCCGCCACATTGGGTGGTAAGGTGTACGTGGTGGGAGGGAGCCAGTTGGGACCTGGCGGGGAACGTGTGGATGTGCTCTCCGTGGAGGTGTTCTCGCCAGAGAGTGGGACATGGTGCCGCGCCGCCCCCCTGCCCCTTGGCGTGAGCACGGCCGGCTTGTCGCCCCTGGCCGAGAAGCTGTACCTGCTCGGTGGCTGGAACGAGGCGGAGAAGCGCTACAAGGCAGCCATCCAGAAGTACGACCCGGCCACAGACAGCTGGTCCGCGGCGGAGGATCTGCCTGAGCCGACGGTGGGTGTGTCCTGCTGCACCCTGACCCTCCCACCCCGCCAAACTCACCGCAGACAGCAGCACCGGAACACCCCAGCCCACGAGGAGCAGCCCCCACCTGCTAAGAAtaggagcagagagagcagcatggCTCCCCTTCAGATCACCACAGCCTAG